From a single Nostoc edaphicum CCNP1411 genomic region:
- a CDS encoding malic enzyme-like NAD(P)-binding protein, which produces MADLTPNSSFSLTLRLQIPNRVGMLASVTQAIATTGGNLGQIDLIEQTRKESTRDLTVDAASTEHAETIVQAVKALPDIKLLSVYDRTFNLHRGGKISITSRIPLKSVSDLAMAYTPGVGRICTAIAQDPEEVYNLTIKQNTVAIVTDGSAVLGLGNLGPAAALPVMEGKAMLFKEFAGLDAFPICLATQDTEEIIQAVKNIAPVFGGVNLEDIAAPRCFEIEKRLRQELDIPVFHDDQHGTAIVTLAALFNSLKLVNKAMGEIRIVINGAGAAGVAIARLLRKAGAEKIWMCDSKGIISTSRTDLTEEKLEFAVKAQGTLAGAMQGADVFIGVSVPGVLTPEMVHSMAKDAIVFAMANPIPEIQPELISQDVAVIATGRSDYPNQINNVLAFPGVFRGALDCRAQTITTTMYLEAASAIASLVKPSDLNREHIIPSVFDERVVTAVAAAVQRAAREEGIARN; this is translated from the coding sequence ATGGCAGACCTAACTCCTAATTCTAGTTTTAGTTTGACACTGCGCTTGCAGATTCCTAATCGTGTAGGAATGCTGGCGTCAGTAACCCAGGCGATCGCAACCACTGGTGGTAATCTCGGTCAAATTGATTTAATTGAGCAAACCCGCAAAGAGTCCACCCGCGATTTGACTGTGGATGCTGCTAGTACCGAACATGCTGAAACCATTGTGCAAGCAGTGAAAGCATTGCCAGATATCAAGTTACTCAGTGTCTACGATCGCACCTTTAATTTGCATCGCGGTGGCAAAATCAGCATTACCAGCAGAATTCCTCTGAAGAGTGTTTCCGATCTAGCAATGGCTTACACACCCGGAGTCGGTCGAATTTGTACAGCGATCGCTCAAGACCCAGAGGAAGTTTACAATTTAACCATCAAACAAAACACTGTTGCTATTGTTACCGATGGTAGTGCCGTTTTGGGTTTAGGAAATCTCGGCCCAGCAGCGGCTCTCCCAGTTATGGAAGGCAAAGCAATGCTGTTTAAAGAATTTGCCGGGCTGGATGCTTTTCCCATCTGCCTTGCTACCCAAGACACAGAAGAAATTATCCAGGCAGTTAAGAATATCGCTCCGGTATTTGGGGGCGTGAATTTAGAAGATATTGCTGCACCTCGCTGCTTTGAAATTGAAAAAAGATTGCGCCAAGAGTTAGATATCCCCGTTTTTCATGATGACCAGCATGGTACAGCGATTGTTACCTTGGCAGCGTTGTTCAATTCTCTAAAGCTGGTAAATAAGGCAATGGGGGAAATTCGCATCGTAATTAACGGTGCTGGGGCGGCTGGAGTGGCGATCGCTCGGTTACTGAGGAAAGCTGGAGCAGAAAAAATCTGGATGTGCGATTCTAAAGGGATTATCTCTACTAGTCGCACCGATTTGACAGAAGAAAAACTCGAATTTGCTGTGAAAGCTCAGGGTACATTAGCGGGTGCAATGCAAGGCGCAGATGTATTTATTGGTGTCAGTGTACCCGGAGTTTTGACACCAGAAATGGTGCATTCGATGGCGAAAGACGCAATTGTGTTTGCAATGGCAAATCCCATTCCAGAAATTCAGCCAGAATTAATCAGTCAAGATGTTGCGGTCATCGCGACCGGTCGCAGTGACTACCCGAATCAAATCAATAACGTGTTAGCTTTTCCTGGAGTATTCCGTGGTGCTTTAGATTGTCGGGCACAGACAATTACCACCACAATGTACTTAGAAGCTGCAAGTGCGATCGCCTCCTTAGTCAAGCCTTCAGATTTGAATCGGGAACATATTATTCCGTCAGTCTTTGATGAGCGTGTCGTCACTGCTGTTGCCGCTGCTGTGCAACGTGCAGCGCGTGAAGAAGGTATCGCTCGGAATTAA